The window GATGCATATGATAAGTTCTACAGTTACCATTAAAGGAAGTTTACAATATACTGTAAACTTTGTGACTATTGTATTTCATGCATAGGTTGTATAcaatgagctccctctagtggtggctggatGTCCTCCTCAGTGGTGTTCCTTCTAGTAATATCcaattgctgggggtgctggttATCATATAGGTGATCGGACATTAATGATCAATTTGTCAATGTTATTACCTGTAGATGTCAATGTATGAAGATTTTCGTTCCCCAGCCAAAACTCATTCAGACGACTGCCAAATCCTTTCTTGTATGAATTCCAGTCACGGTAAAAGTCAACGGAGCCATCGCTGCGCCTCTGGAAAACCTGGACACCACAGAAATACCCAGTATGTTATATATTAGcagggacgtaactacagtggtagcagccatagcagccgctatggggcccgcagtgtcagggggccccgtcaaccgacctgacacattaaagaatggaggatgtgcatcattatatctatattgtactgcaaattgtccagcataatatgtatatcacatatactgtgatgtatatatgctgtatcggTGATGTGTATACGGTGTCTGTATacgctgtatgtgagtatgttgcatatggcactgtatgtgtgtgtatatgcacatgagtgtatttatatgtgattgtaactcgcatgtgtgagtatactaatatgtatattttttaagtgggaaggggggccccatgcagtagcctgctagggggccctgtctctcctagttacgccactgtatactAGTGTGTATAACATAGATACCTTCCAATGATAGGACACTTACAGTCCAGCCTCCCCCGTCAGTATGCATGTCACACAGAACCTGCAGAGGCTTCCCGCTGGCTGGGTATATGGTGTACCAGTCACTCAGGACCTCtccctgctcctgtagctccttgCAGTTCTTTGCAGCTGAGAGGAATAGAGAGATGATGTATATTCAGTGAACGGATGATGTGTTTATACACATCAGCTGAATGGTAATTTAATCTGTGTCTATGGGTGTCCTGTATAGTGTCCGGAGACCACCAGAGACTGTCAtatagggttcattcacatgcggtatgcctgccgtgcgggcataccgccgtgtgctggagaggaggaggaggtgacccctcctccctccatagagaatagcggcgcgcggccgcacacacgccgaaagatagacaGGGTGTCCTGTATAGTGTCCGGAGACCACCAGAGACTGTCAtatagggttcattcacacgcggtatgcccgccgtgcgggcataccgccgtgtgctggagaggaggaggaggtgacccctcctccctccatagagaatagcggcgcgcggccgcacacacgccgaaagatagagcaccggcgtgtgtggcaccgtatctgcgccgcgacgctattgccgtctatggggacgtacatgcggccgcaaattgtacgtccccgcagacggccatgtgaatgaacccatagggtgaagacacacatggcgttttttaggccgtttttgggccgtttttagttagtgcgttttcagattgttaaaaacgcatgcgttaaaaaacgcatccggtttttgaaaacgcatgagtttttgtctgtttttcattgcgcaatttcgggaaaacggtcaaaaaacgcatgcgttttcaaaaaacggatgcgctttttaacgcatgcgtttttaccgatctgaaaacgcacttagtaaaaacggcccaaaaacggcccaaaaacgccatgtgtgtcttcacccatagAGTCAATCCCAGGATTGTAAGACCTACCACTGACATGCTGATGCTAAATGATTCCTGACACACAACTGGTAAAGACTTATACCGGTCTGGATCTGGGTTATGTCCCTTTTTTGAAAACTTCTAGTTACTACACTTTGTACTTGTAGTTCTACTCCTAGTTTTGGCTATAATCTGACTATGCTTGTGTTTATGCCTGTTCTCCCACTGATGAACCTTGGTTCCGATTCTGATGATGTCTCTGTTTCAGCAGTGCCCCCTAGTCCACACGCTGGGGGTCATCCTTCAGTTAGGGATATTATAGGTGATGATGTACTTACCATACACGGAGTCCGATAATCCAGCATCACCTGTTTTGAACAAAACACAAGTCTCTGATCATCTGTCAGCATCTACTTGCAGATTACAAGATGCAACTTCTGTATGTCCATATCTTAATACTTTCCATTTTGTGTTCAGTCCCTTTTCTGCTTTGTCAAATAAGCATTTTTTGGGTGGCAGGTCCACAAATATGAACAAATTTGTTCGTTACACATGATAATACAAGTATCCTGGCTCTTTAAGTATAGATATTTCCTCATCCAGTTATGTTctactaagggtgatggcacacttggcgttttgaatgcgtttttgggccttttttaagcagtctgtcaaaaaactcatgcgttaaaaaaagcatgcgtttttgaccagtttgaattaagataattggtcaaacctgtcaaaaactgatgcgttttcaaaaaattgacccctgaggaagccactgtgagtggcgatacgcgtgggccTCTCCCAGCCCCTCACCCTTTTGCCTGGTAATTATGCTGACCATCCTTTGTTTTACATTTACCATATCTTTATATTACAGATATATTGTCTGATTACTTACTCGTATTTATCTGGTATATAGTTGCCATTTGACAGGCTGAGGGttttggggctgggtagggaggggtTGCTCTTTGATGGGCCCTATCATGGGTCCTAGCCTCCCTTTGGTTTTTGTACAGAggacttttttcctttttaaatgtttttattgtttttttggtTTGGTGTGTAATATTCATGTTGTGTTTATATTGAATAAAGATTGTACATTTTGGAATAGCACATGTTCATCTTGAATcattcaaaaaatgcatgcgttttttgacggactgctaaaaacgggccaaaaacgcgttcaaaacgccacgtgtgctatCATCCTCAGCTACAGCTTGTACTATGGCGCTGTAATAGTGTGTTATTCTaatgcccctttcacatgaacatatgctcGCCCGGGCGAGCACGATATATACGACTGTGCGTCGCAGAGAGGAGGAGTAAGTAAGCGctactcaccccttccctctccatagggaggagTGCGGTACTGCCGTACGTAGTAAATAATTTTTTCCCTTGTATGGTACAGTATGGTGGGCAATACGTCCATTCATATGGATGgacatattgcccattgaaatgcatgtgcCGAAACTGTACTTTACGGGTAGcatacaacagaaaaaaaacgttCATGTCAAAAAGGCCTAATAGAGTGACGCTGTGACATGGCAGGAACAGGAGATTGCTGACTATACAAGATGTAGTCAGCCAGGCTCTCACTGCTGTTTGAGGCTACAACTTACCTTTTTCCCCCTTTTCACCTTTGGAGCCCTGAACACCTATTCCGAGGGAAATAATAGGTATGTAGTCAGAAAACAAAAGTCACAACACTAAATCCAAACATTACTTTTATTACAATATAACCaggataaaaatatattaaataaacaaaaaagacgCAATCTCTCTTGTCGTGTTATATTTAGTAAATTCCCACAAAACTAGAATCACCTTTTTAAGAAATATGTACTTTGACATCCTTCTGCTATAATCCCTGGAAATAATACAATTCTTACTATCACTGAGGTTATATTTCCCCTAATAAATATGGGATGACCCTATACATGTTGGCACTGCCCATACAACAGTATGGCTAAATGTTCCCTATTGACAAGGAGAATTTATATAttaatttccaggaggaataacaaagGGACAGATAGTGACCCTGGTGACAGTGGTGGGTCCTTATGTGTCAGAAGTGTATTGTATTCCCTTCCGATATCTCATAGATGTGTACATCGTAAAACCTCTGTATCATACATTTGATCACTTACCGCTTGTGCCTGGGGGACCAAGTTTTCCTGCAATTCCCTGAAGCCCCTTTTCTCCTAAATATTCCAAAAAGAAAATGAAACTAAGCAAAGATTCAAACCAAAACTTGTATTACATTTTCATGGGATGCTATATAGGCCCAAAAGATAAAACCCTGTGGTGATATATGACTGGTTGGGCAGAATTTACAATTTGTTGTGATACTAATGCTAAACCAAATTAAGATTAGGGGATAAGTTGACGACCCCCACTGTTAATGAGAATTTTAAGGAATAAAAAATGAAAGGGGACGCATAGTGTCACAGTTCCTTATTACTTATTTTACATGGGTCCCATATTTTTACCTCAGGTTTGAGGTATAAACAAAGTAATGTGAGCGCGGAGCCTGCTGCAGgtgggcggagagcgggcatgaccGTCTGGGCTGGAAAGGAACCATATAATTGTGGGTGGACTTATGGGGGGTGGAGAATTAGACCAGGCGAATAGGGGGTATTAGATGAGGGGGGTGGAGCTAGGAAGTCTTTATAAGTGGTAGTCAGGGAGCTAAGCCTTCATTCTGGCTATAAAAATTTTGTCGACAGGATCGAACGGGATGGCTGCGTTGGAGGAGCTGGTGAATCGCCTGAGGAGGGAAGCGGCGGCAAGGGGCCCTGAAAGGGTTGAGGATCAACTGGCTGTCTGGGGGACCGGATTGCGGCCAGGCAGCCCGAGTGAGCGACCGACCCGGGTGAGGAGGCCACCGGAGAGGTTGAGCCCTGCGAGTTCCCCCCGAAGATCGACGTCGAGAAGGAGCCTTACTGGACTGGCGGGAGATGGATCAGAAGAACCGGCGTGCGGGAAGAAGGCCAGGAGAGGTCCGGAACAAGCGGGAGGTCGGTGTGGCAAGAAGGGGCCTGCGGCAGTGAGAGGCGGCGGGGTCAAGATGGCGGCATCCCGAGGGGTGGCGAAGATGGCGGAAGCGCGTGGAGGCTCGGAGCGGGATCGTGACCGGAAGAGGAGGTGTGGCCTGGAGTCGGTGAGTAGCGGGGGGAGAATATGTTGGTGGCGGCTGGCGGTAATCAGCGGGGGTCCCCAGGTGAGGCGGGGGCCTCCAGGCAGCAAGCGGTGCCGGCGGTGATGGAGCGGGGCCCCTTATGGGAGGCGGGGGCCTCAGGTCTAATGTTGGAGGGGGGGCCGCGGGAGGCTGCGGCCTCTGATGGGTGCATGGCGGCGGGGGGGTTCACGGCGCAGCCACCCCCCCTAGGAGTGagaatgtgcagccactgggggCTAGTCGGGGCGGGCATAGGGCCGCTGTGGGAGCCCAGCAGATTTCTGGGGGCCTTTACAGTGGCAGTGGGGGTCAGGTGGCTCCGGTGGCGCCGCCAGGCGACAGCTTGGATATGTACCAGGGTGTTTCGTCTGTGTTTTTTCCTttgcaggagaggggaggtacGGACGGGGCTGTGCGGGACGTGCTGCGGCGAGCTGTGGGCACAGCTACGCCAGGACGAGGAGTGGCATTGGATCCGGTGCCTGGTGTTGGGAGGACATGGACTCCGAGAATGGCGACAGGGGAGGCTGGATCTGCGCCGGCGCCGCTGAGCGGTAGCCTGCTCCAACCAGGTGGGTCTACAGCACCACAATtttcacaacatacacacactttGCAGGGGGGTAACCTAAGTAGGGCCTTAGTGCCGATGGGCCCGCCTACTACAGGGATGGTGCCGTTGGGGCCAGTGGGGGAGCTTTTCCAGAATGTCAGGCAGTTGTTGACGACAATGGAGTCTTCTTGGGGGTCACAGTTGGGGAGCCCGTTGGGGGCGTGGAGGGCGAGTCAGGAACCCGTTCAGAACGTGAGTTTGGTGCCAGCGGGGGCGCCGGGGTTAGGGCAAGGGGTGGTGGAGCGACAGATAGTGACAGAGGTCTCGACTGATGCAGGGGTGCAGACAGAAAAAGTGGTGGCGAAACCACTCCCGGTGTCGGACGCGGCAAAAGGGAATTTATATGTATGTTTTAACGGGCCGTTGGGAGGTCACTTAAAGCAGGAGGTGAAGGAGAAGATCTGGAACAGGGAGAATTTGGATATCTTCACTTTGCTACCACTGGAGCGGTTTAGCATTGAAAAATGGGAGAAAGGGAGGGAATATaggaaggaggaggatgatgagcgGAGGCGGTATCGGCTGATCCCACGTCACTTTGGGAATTGGTTGCATGCATTCGCGATTCTGGGAAGTGTAATCGGCGAAAAACACCCGGAATGTTGCTCGGGTTTGTTTGCGCATTTGGACACCATATGGGATGCGTACAAAACATATGGGGGAACAGCGTGGTTAAAATACGATGAACAATTCAGGCAGCGGATGGTGGTGCAGCCGTCACTGCAGTGGGACCATAGGGACATTTCGTTATGGATGCAGATAATGACAGCTCCTAAGACGCCAGTTAGGAATCCTTTTGGTGGCGGGGGGGCTAATAGCGGGTCTTCCTTTCACTCCGGGCCCGATGGAGCAAAGGGAGGAAGCTCGTCGGGCGCATTTAAGAAGGGAGTGTGCTGGAAATACAACGAGGGCTCTTGCTCGTGGGGAGTCTCATGCTCCTTTCGGCATGAATGCTCAGGATGCGGGGGGACCAATCACCCCTTGGTTAAATGTTTCAGGAGAAGAAAATCAAGTGATGGTGCTCAAAAAGGGGGCGACGCCAGTGCGTCTCAACGAAATGATACCGTGGCTCGAAATGTACCCAAATAAAGAGAAGGCAAGGTTAATTTGGGAGGGTTTCAGAGATGGTTTTAGGATACCCTTTCGGGAGAGTAGGGGGATTGGATTTGTTAAAAACTTGAAATCGGTGGGACAATACAAGGAGGTGGTTAAAGAAAAGATTGAGAAGGAGGTAAAATTGGGCAGGATGCTAGGTCCATTTTCGGAGGCTCCGGTTAGGAATTTGAGGGTGTCACCGTTAGGGGTAGTTCCGAAGAAGGAAGCGGGCAAGTTTCGCCTTATACACCATCTTTCGTACCCGGCAGGATCATCAGTGAATGATGATATCGAGCCGGAACTAACGACGGTATCATATACTTCCTTTGATGCGGCAGTGGCGTTGGTGCGGGATGCGGGGCAGGGGGCGCTGATGGCAAAGGCTGATATTGAGGCCGCATTTCGCCTCCTGCCGGTGCATCCTGAGTCCATGCATCTGCTAGGTTGTTATTTTGACGGGGCTTTTTACGTAGATGGGTGCCTCCcgatgggctgctccatttcgtGTGCCTATTTTGAGGCGTTCAGCACGTTTTTGGAGTGGGTCATTAGGAGGGAATCTGGGTCACAAAGGGTATTACACTATTTGGACGATTTTTTGTGTGTTGGGCCAGGGGAGACGTGGTGTTGCCGGATATTGTTACAGACATTGACGGATGTTTTTTCGAGATTTGGGGTTCCGTTAGCGCAAGACAAAACGGAAGGTCCTACAACAAAGTTGTGTTTTTTGGGGATTGAATTGGATTCGGTAAGGATGGAATGTAGGTTGCCAGATGACAAATTGCAGGATTTGAGGATGAGGGTGCAGGAAGCGATAGTTAAGAATAAAATATCGTTAAAACAGTTACAATCGTTGCTTGGAAAGCTCAATTTTGCATGCAGGATAATGCCGATGGGCAGAGTTTTTTGCAGGAGACTGGCGCAGGCGACTGCGGGAGTGAGGAGGCCGGAATTTTTGATACGGTTAAAAAAGGTGCACAGAGATGACCTGCGAGTGTGGGATAGTTTTTTACTCGAGTTTAATGGGAAGACTTTGTGGATGGAGGAACCTGTGGCGAATGAGGCGTTGCACTTGTTTACGGATGCGGCAGGGTCAGTGGGCTATGGGGCTTACTATCAAGGGGAGTGGAGCATTGGAGTATGGCCGCAGTGGTGGATTGAGAAAGGTTTGACGGGGAATCTTTGTTTGCTGGAGCTATTTCCAATTGTGGTTGCGGTAGAGCTGTGGGGCGGGCGGCTTGCTAACCAGCATGTAGTTTTTCATTGTGACAACATGGCGATGGTAGAGGTGATAAACAAGCAGACGGCTTCGTCCCCGCCGGTGGTGGTGTTATTGCAGCGGTTGGTGCTAAAATGTTTACAGTGGAATGTTATGTTTCGGGCTGTTCATGTTCCGGGGGTTGAGAATACCATCGCTGATGCGCTGTCTCGTTTGCAGTTGGACAGGTTTCGGGAGCTGGCCCCGGGGGCGGCGAAGGAACCCCTGCAATGCCCAGGGCATTTATGGGAGCTGATGTGGTAAGGTTTATGCGGTGGGTACAGAGGTCTTTGGCTCCATCTACGTGGACTGCTTATCAGAAGGTATGGCGGAGCTGGTTTGAGTTTGAGGATGGTTGTGGGATCGAATGCATGGGGGGTAATCGGGATGATGTGCTTTTTTGTTTTATCATGGGTTTGTTTGATAAGGGCGTGTCAGGTGCCATGGTTCACAAAACTTTGTCGGCGCTATCCTTTTTGTTCAAGTTGATTGGAGGTGGTGATGCTACACAATCGTTTTTGATACGCCAGGCGACCAAAGGTTTTGTAAAAAACAGGGCAAGGGAGGATGGCAGGCGTCCGGTTTCTTTTACAATATTGGGGGAAATTGTGGAAGAGTTGAAGGGGGTTACCAGGTCTGCATATGAGTTTCGTCTTTTTTGCTTGGCTTATTCCTGGGCTTTTTTCGGGGCCTTCAGGGTGGGGGAATTGGTGAGCGGCAGCCGGTTAGTGGCTGGGGGAATTCAGCGTCGGCATGTATTGTTAGGCAGTGAGTCGATTCGTATTTGGTTGTTTGGGTCTAAAACAGATAGGAAGAATAAAGGATTTGTTGTGCAGTTGTTTCGTGTTGATGGTTGTGAATTTTGCCCGGTGGCATGTTATGAAGCATTCTTGAGGGTTAGGAAATTGGATAAGGAGTCACTGTTGGTGCATGAGGATGGTACGTCATTGTCGAGATATCAGTTTGGGGCAGTTTTTAAGCAATGCATATCTCGCATTGGCTTGAGTCCAGGTGACTATAGCTCTCACTCTTTTAGGATTGGGGCGGCAACTGAGGCCGCTCGGTGGGGgttgaaggaggaggagataatgagAATTGGGCGTTGGGAATCGCAGCGATTTAAGTCATATGTTAGAATGGGTTTGATGGAGCGTTAATGAGAAGTGGAATGTTTAGTTACGGCAAATGTTTTATGGTTTTGTTTACTACAGTTATGTGTTTTCTATCAGGAACGAGAAAATGTGTCATTTGGGTATTTGGCCATTCTTTCGTATACTGGGCCGAAAGGAGGGCGAGATCGCGTTTATGGGGTAGGTCTCTTGGGCTTGACCCTGAACAGGTAAGTGTTCACTGGATGGGTTTTAGAGGGCTCACGTGGGGTCGGGTGAGGCCGAAACTGCAGGAGAATTTTAGAAGATGGGGCCCGCCGGATGTTCTTATATTGCATGTTGGGGGAAATGATGTGGGTAGTTTTCCCATGCGCCCCTTCATAAAAGCTATCAAGAGGGACCTGTTGTGTCTGTGGGATAGTCATCCGAGAATGTTGATTGCATGGTCTGAcattattaggagggagagctggCGCAATGCGATGTCAGTGTCGGCGCTAAACCGTTGCCGGATCAAGATCAACAAGAGTGTGGCAAAAATGGTGCGTTTGAATGGTGGGCTGGTTGTGAGACATTCTCTCTTGGATGAAGACAAGAGCTATACGGGCCCTGATGGTGTACATTTGACAGACGTGGGCCTTGATGTTTTTAATTTTGGTTTGGCTGAAGTGGCTGAATTTTGTGTTCGTTTGTGGGGATGCATGGCGAATTGAGGGGTCAATGTCGTCATGCggtggcgggttcttggcaacagccagtTGAAAGGTAAAGCTGTGGTTATACTATGTAGCCACTATAATTCAAAGATGGTGGTCTTGTTTAAAACAAGACATGTTTTACCCGGGGTTTAACCGGGAGGAAGGTATGGTTTactgtctccaatggttggtctagggccacatcttcgttcgccactcagctaggaggttggcggcgagtggagctgggggtgtggtcctcgtgcgctgagcgtgcatTGGTGTTTTTTATGGAGACTGGTTTATCGGTGAGTTTGTTGCAATTAAGTATGACAGGATAATTTTGGTTGTTGCCAAGAGCTCTGCTGCTAAAGAATTTATTGTTATAATAATTGATGTTATgtttaataaagaatttttatctTTCAGATTGTTTTCAAGAAcattaataaagctgtgaccattcacctttccaacaaAAATGTTGTCGTTGTATTTTATTAGTTAGGTGGGTGGTTAAGCTAAGGGGTATATGGTTGTTTTCTGCGTCCAGAACTCAGCCATGGACTAGTCATGAGTATTATGTTTGAATGTGTGATGTTTTCCCGCTCTTTTCTCTACCATTTATATTATTCAGGTTTTGATTTTTACAGTATGCATTTACATTGCGATAACATTCAGTTAAcactgcgtttacaaaacgcaaatgttaacgtgatgttaacacacaAATGTAatcaatgtaattagacaaatctcctctcctcagctgttgtattgtgtttcaaaacgcagtgTAAATGCTACTTTAAAAGTCAGTCGAGGTCTGGACTAGTCCTGAAGTGGGACAGCGATGCCACATTCAACCTCCACTACAATGAAAACCTtttagggtggtgacacatgcgcatgcgttttttactatctgaaaacgcagtaactaaaaacggcccaaaaacgccatgtgtgtcaccacccttaggctatattcacactgacgttgcccgcccgtaccgtagcgggcaacggcagtgtacggggtgaggaggaggaggtgagcgcagctcacccccgcccctctccatagcaacctatggcgcacggcgccgtattacgggaaaagataggacatgtcctatctttttcccgggtacggaacggtacggtgccgcacgtgtgctgcaccgtaccgctcccgtagggtgccgtgcgcccatagaagtgtatgggggacgtatatcggccgtatatacggcggccgtatatacgtcccccatacgttagtgtgaatgtagccttaaagtgaCTTGTCGCAATGTTTTCTTAACAGGGTTTCTATCTCCTGGCTAATGCAGATGAGATTCAGTCATACAGTTATTACTTGATGTGTTTATCAAAGGgatgtttataaatgtatttatttattggttATATTCCCGGAAATATCACACAaaaaacataatatataaataatttaatacaacaaaactttatgtaattcgTCACAAAATGGAGATTTATAGTTTGCTTTAATAATTCATAATTTGAtaaatgttatggcctctttaAAGAAGGCagggttatctccaagatggccaccacagaatactacaactcccatgatccctcagttctcattAACAGCTCCTCCGGCTCATGCTCTGGTCCCACTTATGTTCTAACAGActggaccacatttattaaagtgtttcttaagggtctgcaccagttttgtgttgtgcccACACTGTGTATGGCTGTAAGAATGGTTatgcgccgctgtttcctatggagaggggagggatgagcaaCTCCTCATCTCCAGCGAGCTGACATATCCGGGCTACGGCCTGGTGAGCTCAAGTTCATGTAAATGCACCCACAAGGataatttatgtattttatattctatACATCCACCTATGAATAGTAAGGACTATGGTAATatcatatcacacatgtaataataTGACCCACTTACCTTTCTCTCCAGGTGACCCAACTTCTCCTTTGTGCCCAGGAGATCCAGGAGAACCAGGGCAGCCCCTGAGTATGGTCAACTTGTCAGATTCCCCAACTCCTAAAATCTTCACTTCTGTGACCAGATATAATGTTGATCAACATTATACAAAAATGGAGAAATATTGATTACAGTAAACACTATTTTACAGTATAATTTTAGTCAgactttgtatatatttttttcttttgtctattTAAGGGTTTCATTAACGTGATTGGCCAGGATAAGAGAAACATTGCTTTCTGCCCCCCAAAGCTCT is drawn from Engystomops pustulosus chromosome 9, aEngPut4.maternal, whole genome shotgun sequence and contains these coding sequences:
- the LOC140077051 gene encoding ficolin-1-like — protein: MWVLWLAVIWTVVLYCGSESSCPEVKILGVGESDKLTILRGCPGSPGSPGHKGEVGSPGEKGEKGLQGIAGKLGPPGTSGVQGSKGEKGEKGDAGLSDSVYAAKNCKELQEQGEVLSDWYTIYPASGKPLQVLCDMHTDGGGWTVFQRRSDGSVDFYRDWNSYKKGFGSRLNEFWLGNENLHTLTSTGTWELRVDLQDFEYRKYYAKYSSFQILGENENYKLLLGGFKEGDAGDSMAFHGNMPFSTKDRDSTVDKCPSVYKGGWWYNRCHFANLNGLYLGGKHETYGDGINWAKGKDYYYSYKFTEMKIRPVQ